From one Streptomyces sp. Q6 genomic stretch:
- a CDS encoding serine hydrolase domain-containing protein, with protein sequence MPALRTLLAIPLAAVLLCVNPGSAPRVEPSADVTLPLLVTEGKAPAAALLVTEGTSARFTTTDPALTRADHVRAGSVTKTFVATVVLQLAGEKRLNLAAEVTTYLPALTPLHDLTVRSLLTHTSGLYDFTSTTEGEIPLTPRAVAALALSHPRTTAPGTWRYSNTDYVLLGMIVRQVTGHSYASEVRRRVIAPLRLTGTTFPGTRTTVPVPHGSDAVRLDPRTAGAAGELISTLPDLNRFYRALLTGRLLPPEALRAMLNTRTAHGHYGMGLIPEKLSCGLTVWGHNGRIGRTYVRTATTTDGSRTLTYRATAAFLTNGPRVEHRLLEAEFCRP encoded by the coding sequence ATGCCCGCACTCCGGACACTCCTGGCCATACCTCTGGCCGCGGTCCTTCTGTGCGTGAATCCGGGCAGCGCACCCCGAGTCGAACCATCCGCGGACGTCACTCTTCCGCTGCTCGTCACCGAGGGCAAGGCCCCGGCGGCCGCGCTCCTGGTCACCGAGGGCACGAGCGCCCGTTTCACCACCACGGACCCCGCCCTCACCCGCGCCGATCACGTCCGTGCGGGCAGCGTCACGAAGACGTTCGTCGCGACGGTGGTTCTTCAACTGGCAGGGGAGAAACGCCTGAACCTCGCGGCGGAGGTGACCACCTACCTCCCCGCTCTCACCCCCCTCCACGACCTCACGGTCCGCTCGCTGCTCACCCACACCAGCGGCCTCTACGACTTCACGTCGACGACCGAAGGAGAGATCCCTCTCACTCCCCGGGCGGTGGCGGCCCTGGCCCTCAGCCACCCCCGCACCACTGCCCCGGGCACCTGGCGGTACTCGAACACCGATTACGTCCTCCTTGGCATGATCGTCCGTCAGGTCACGGGCCACTCCTACGCCTCCGAGGTCCGCCGCCGCGTCATCGCCCCGCTGCGCCTCACCGGCACCACGTTCCCCGGCACCCGCACGACAGTCCCCGTCCCGCACGGTTCCGACGCCGTCCGCCTGGACCCGCGCACGGCGGGCGCGGCCGGCGAGCTGATCTCCACCCTGCCCGATCTGAACCGCTTCTACCGGGCCCTGCTCACGGGCCGCCTGCTCCCGCCCGAAGCGCTGCGGGCCATGCTCAACACCCGTACCGCACACGGCCACTACGGCATGGGCCTGATCCCGGAGAAACTCTCCTGCGGCCTCACGGTCTGGGGCCACAACGGCCGCATCGGGCGCACCTACGTCCGCACGGCGACCACCACGGACGGCTCGCGCACCCTCACCTACCGCGCGACCGCCGCCTTCCTGACGAACGGCCCCCGGGTCGAACACCGACTGCTGGAGGCGGAGTTCTGCCGCCCCTGA
- a CDS encoding nucleotide sugar dehydrogenase, with the protein MPADLAVVGLGPLGLPLAQAAVAARIATVGHDPARSQDLAAGRLPGDADGAVLTAADVRRMLATGFRPTANPAELARVRTAVICAPTPPGPDGTPSLTPVVDATRTLAAHLRPHTTVIIESPVPPGTTETLLLPLLEEGSGLRAGRDFHLAHSPGRVDPGNRAHPYSATPKVIGGYTSACTESAATFYSRLTDKVVRARGLREAETVHLLETNYRHVNIALVNEMAVLCHDLGVDLWDVIRCAETKPFGFQAFRPGPGVGGHALPQDLSSPHLPTRPLRMVELARQVNNHMPGYVVQRAATLLNEHGKSARGARVLLLGITYKPDLADRQAAPAEEIATRLMQLGAAVSYHDPHIPSWNVLERPVPRADSLYEAAADADLTILLQHHRTYDLQGLAVKAQLLLDTRGATPVGAAHRL; encoded by the coding sequence ATGCCCGCAGACCTCGCCGTCGTCGGCCTCGGCCCCCTCGGCCTGCCCCTCGCCCAGGCCGCCGTGGCCGCCAGGATCGCGACCGTCGGCCACGACCCGGCCCGCTCCCAGGACCTCGCGGCGGGCCGGCTCCCCGGCGACGCCGACGGCGCGGTGCTCACCGCGGCCGACGTCCGGCGCATGCTGGCCACCGGCTTCCGCCCCACCGCGAACCCCGCCGAACTCGCCCGCGTCCGCACCGCCGTGATCTGCGCCCCCACGCCCCCGGGCCCGGACGGCACCCCGAGCCTGACCCCGGTGGTCGACGCGACCCGCACCCTCGCGGCCCATCTCCGCCCGCACACCACGGTGATCATCGAGTCCCCGGTCCCGCCCGGCACCACGGAGACGCTCCTGCTGCCCCTGCTCGAAGAGGGGTCGGGCCTGCGCGCGGGACGCGACTTCCACCTGGCGCACTCCCCCGGCCGCGTCGACCCCGGCAACCGCGCGCACCCCTACTCCGCCACCCCCAAGGTCATCGGCGGCTACACCTCGGCCTGCACCGAGTCGGCGGCCACCTTCTACAGCCGACTGACCGACAAGGTCGTACGCGCCCGCGGCCTGCGCGAGGCCGAGACGGTCCACCTCCTGGAGACCAACTACCGGCACGTCAACATCGCCCTGGTCAACGAGATGGCCGTCCTCTGTCACGACCTCGGTGTCGACCTGTGGGACGTCATCCGCTGCGCCGAGACCAAGCCGTTCGGCTTCCAGGCGTTCCGCCCCGGCCCCGGAGTCGGCGGCCACGCCCTCCCCCAGGACCTCTCCAGCCCCCACCTCCCCACCCGCCCCCTGCGCATGGTCGAGCTGGCCCGCCAGGTCAACAACCACATGCCCGGGTACGTGGTCCAGCGCGCGGCCACGCTCCTCAACGAGCACGGCAAGTCGGCCCGAGGCGCCCGCGTCCTCCTCCTCGGCATCACCTACAAGCCGGACCTCGCCGACCGGCAGGCCGCCCCCGCCGAGGAGATCGCGACCCGCCTCATGCAGCTGGGCGCGGCCGTCAGCTACCACGACCCGCACATCCCGTCCTGGAACGTCCTGGAACGCCCGGTCCCCCGCGCCGACTCCCTCTACGAGGCCGCGGCCGACGCCGATCTGACGATCCTGCTCCAGCACCACCGCACGTACGACCTCCAGGGCCTGGCCGTAAAGGCTCAACTCCTCCTGGACACCAGGGGTGCCACTCCGGTAGGAGCGGCCCACCGTCTCTGA
- a CDS encoding glycerol-3-phosphate dehydrogenase/oxidase, which produces MKAATLGPEQRAQALAAMAERELDILVVGAGVVGAGTALDAATRGLATGLVEARDWASGTSSRSSKLIHGGLRYLEMLDFALVREALKERGLLLERLAPHLVKPVPFLYPLQHKGWERLYAGSGVALYDAMSMARGHGRGLPGHRHLSRKHALRVAPCLKRDALVGALQYYDAQMDDARYVATLVRTAAMYGAQVANRARVTGFLREGERVVGARVRDVEGGGEYEVRAKQVVNATGVWTDDTQAMVGERGQFHVRASKGIHLVVPKDRINSTTGLILRTEKSVLFVIPWGRHWIVGTTDTDWDLDKAHPAASSADIDYLLEHVNSVLGVPLSRDDVQGVYAGLRPLLAGESDATSKLSREHTVAHPVPGLVVVAGGKYTTYRVMAKDAVDEAVHALDQRVAECVTEDVPLAGAEGYRALWNTRARIAARTGLHVVRVEHLLNRYGALAEELLDLIAVDPGLGAPLGGADDYLRAEVVYAASHEGARHLDDVLTRRTRISIETFDRGTRSAREAAELMAPVLGWDKDQVEREVEHYEKRVEAERESQLQPDDLTADAARLGAPDIVPL; this is translated from the coding sequence GTGAAGGCAGCGACACTGGGACCCGAGCAGCGCGCCCAGGCCCTTGCGGCCATGGCGGAGCGCGAGCTGGACATTCTCGTCGTGGGCGCCGGGGTGGTCGGTGCGGGCACCGCGCTCGACGCGGCCACGCGCGGCCTCGCCACCGGGCTCGTCGAGGCGCGTGACTGGGCCTCCGGCACGTCGAGCCGCTCCAGCAAGCTGATCCACGGCGGGCTCAGGTACCTGGAGATGCTGGACTTCGCGCTCGTACGGGAGGCGCTGAAGGAGCGGGGGCTGCTCCTCGAGCGGCTCGCACCGCATCTCGTGAAGCCCGTGCCGTTCCTGTACCCGTTGCAGCACAAGGGCTGGGAGCGGCTGTACGCCGGGTCGGGCGTCGCCCTGTACGACGCGATGTCCATGGCCCGCGGGCACGGGCGCGGGCTGCCCGGACACCGGCACCTGTCCCGCAAGCACGCGCTGCGCGTCGCCCCCTGCCTGAAGCGGGACGCGCTGGTGGGCGCCCTCCAGTACTACGACGCGCAGATGGACGACGCGCGGTACGTGGCGACGCTCGTGCGCACCGCCGCCATGTACGGGGCCCAGGTCGCCAACCGGGCGCGGGTCACCGGGTTCCTGCGGGAGGGCGAGCGGGTCGTCGGGGCGCGGGTGCGGGACGTCGAGGGCGGCGGGGAGTACGAGGTCAGGGCCAAGCAGGTCGTGAACGCGACCGGGGTGTGGACCGACGACACGCAGGCCATGGTCGGGGAGCGCGGGCAGTTCCACGTCCGGGCGTCCAAGGGGATCCACCTGGTCGTGCCCAAGGACCGCATCAACTCCACCACGGGGCTGATCCTGCGGACCGAGAAGAGCGTGCTGTTCGTGATCCCCTGGGGCCGCCACTGGATCGTGGGGACCACCGACACCGACTGGGACCTCGACAAGGCGCACCCGGCCGCCTCCAGCGCCGACATCGACTACCTCCTCGAACATGTGAACTCCGTACTCGGCGTGCCCCTGTCGCGGGACGACGTGCAGGGCGTCTACGCCGGGCTGCGGCCGCTGCTCGCCGGGGAGTCCGACGCCACCAGCAAGCTGTCGCGCGAGCACACCGTGGCGCACCCCGTGCCGGGGCTCGTCGTGGTCGCCGGCGGCAAGTACACGACCTACCGGGTCATGGCGAAGGACGCGGTCGACGAGGCGGTGCACGCCCTCGACCAGCGGGTCGCCGAGTGCGTGACCGAGGACGTGCCGCTGGCCGGGGCCGAGGGGTACCGGGCGCTGTGGAACACGCGGGCGCGGATCGCGGCGCGGACCGGGCTGCACGTGGTGCGCGTCGAGCATCTGCTCAACCGGTACGGGGCGTTGGCCGAGGAACTGCTCGACCTGATCGCGGTCGATCCCGGGCTCGGCGCTCCGCTGGGCGGCGCCGACGACTATCTGCGGGCCGAGGTCGTGTACGCCGCCTCGCACGAGGGGGCCCGCCACCTCGACGACGTACTGACCCGGCGGACCCGGATCTCGATCGAGACGTTCGACCGGGGGACGCGGTCCGCGCGGGAGGCCGCCGAGTTGATGGCGCCCGTCCTCGGCTGGGACAAGGACCAGGTGGAGCGGGAGGTCGAGCACTACGAGAAGCGGGTGGAGGCCGAGCGGGAGTCCCAGTTGCAGCCGGACGACCTCACGGCCGACGCGGCCCGGCTGGGAGCGCCCGACATCGTGCCGCTGTAG